The following coding sequences are from one Arachis hypogaea cultivar Tifrunner chromosome 7, arahy.Tifrunner.gnm2.J5K5, whole genome shotgun sequence window:
- the LOC114924247 gene encoding uncharacterized protein, with the protein MYPSVERLQVHLPNQHQVSFYEHQTISEIVNNDYFSRTMLTEFFALNRVDDQQSRHLLYREIPEYYSWHSKEKEWHRRRSQKRAIGRIYTVSPTEGEKFYLRILLSNVRGPTGWDDLLTVDGVQYSSFK; encoded by the coding sequence ATGTATCCATCAGTTGAAAGGTTGCAAGTTCATTTGCCAAATCAACATCAAGTGAGCTTTTATGAGCACCAAACTATTTCTGAAATAGTTAATAATGACTATTTCTCAAGAACAATGCTCACTGAATTTTTTGCACTTAATCGGGTCGATGACCAACAATCTAGGCATCTTTTGTACAGGGAAATCCCAGAATATTATAGTTGGCACAGCAAGGAAAAAGAATGGCATCGACGCAGGTCACAAAAGAGAGCTATTGGTCGGATCTATACCGTTTCGCCAACAGAAGGTGAAAAATTCTATTTGCGTATTCTATTGTCAAATGTAAGAGGCCCAACTGGTTGGGATGATTTGCTAACAGTCGATGGTGTCCAATATTCGTCCTTTAAGTAA
- the LOC112701353 gene encoding uncharacterized protein has translation MYHSIGGFHPDQGARPRFLQLYIYDTDHELQNRMLENTQLHESLVLKLQLLHRYNPFIHVFRQLAQQLDVQECSLVIRERSANQPQYSLPTASQVAAIIVGDDIETMVRGRDIKVQTHAGNLRRIQEFVGYYDPLQYPLLFLFGTHGWDINTRTQRGNKVSCRTYYSYMLQIHPNDHSTILQAGRLLQQYVVDNYVKMETGENNAENVGRRTILPSSFVGSRRDMTQWYEDGMAIVLKEGKLDIFLTMTCNPSWSEIASELSPTQTPQDRPDLTTRIFRAKFEQLKQDVITKGVLGKVKSYIYVTEFQKRGFPYVHMLLILENNDKLSDPDQYDSLVRTEIPCKETEPHLHEAVLRHMVHGPCGTLNQYSPCMKNGQCKRNYPKEFVPETRRGDDSYPQYRRRFDTPIPINQNVTIDNRWVIPYNPWLLPKYDCHINVEICSSIKSIKYLYKYCYKGPDHVAMEVHRSSHYDEVQQFIDARWIAALEAC, from the exons ATGTACCACAGTATAGGAGGATTTCATCCAGATCAGGGGGCGCGGCCACGCTTCTTGCAACTATATATATACGATACTGATCACGAGTTACAAAATAGGATGCTGGAGAACACACAACTGCATGAAAGTTTGGTTTTGAAGCTACAATTGTTGCACCGATATAATCCTTTTATCCATGTATTCCGTCAGCTTGCACAACAACTAGATGTGCAAGAGTGTAGTTTGGTGATCAGAGAGCGATCTGCTAATCAACCACAATACAGTCTCCCAACTGCTTCACAAGTAGCAGCCATAATAGTCGGTGATGATATTGAAACAATGGTGCGAGGACGGGATATCAAGGTTCAAACTCATGCTGGTAACCTCAGAAGGATTCAAGAGTTTGTTGGGTATTACGATCCACTAcaatatcctcttctttttctatttggAACCCATGGATGGGATATAAATACTCGAACTCAACGTGGAAACAAAGTATCATGCCGGACATATTATAGCTATATGCTCCAG ATCCACCCCAATGATCACTCAACAATTTTGCAAGCGGGGCGACTTCTTCAACAATATGTTGTTGACAACTATGTGAAAATGGAAACAG GAGAGAATAATGCTG AAAATGTTGGCAGAAGAACGATATTACCATCATCGTTCGTGGGCAGTCGTCGAGACATGACTCAATGGTACGAGGATGGAATGGCTATTGTTCTTAAAGAAGGCAAACTGGATATTTTTCTAACTATGACATGCAATCCATCATGGTCAGAAATAGCTTCGGAACTCAGTCCTACTCAAACTCCACAGGATCGTCCGGATCTAACAACTAGGATTTTCAGAGCCAAGTTCGAACAATTAAAGCAGGATGTTATTACCAAAGGTGTATTGGGAAAGGTGAAAAGTTATATTTATGTCACCGAATTTCAGAAAAGAGGATTTCCATACGTACATATGTTGCTAATCTTAGAAAACAATGACAAGTTGAGTGATCCTGACCAATATGATAGTTTGGTCCGAACGGAAATACCATGTAAAGAAACAGAACCCCACTTACATGAGGCAGTGCTAAGGCATATGGTCCATGGTCCTTGCGGAACACTAAATCAATATTCACCGTGCATGAAGAATGGTCAATGTAAACGCAACTACCCAAAAGAGTTCGTACCAGAGACACGACGAGGTGATGACTCATATCCTCAATATAGGAGGCGATTTGATACTCCAATTCCTATAAACCAAAATGTCACAATTGACAATAGATGGGTGATTCCGTACAACCCTTGGCTACTACCGAAGTATGATTGTCATATCAATGTAGAGATATGTAGCAGTATCAAGAGCATAAAATATCTATACAAGTATTGCTATAAGGGACCAGACCATGTGGCGATGGAGGTTCACAGAAGTTCTCATTATGATGAGGTGCAACAGTTCATTGATGCAAGATGGATTGCTGCTCTAGAGGCATGTTAG